From Symphalangus syndactylus isolate Jambi chromosome 17, NHGRI_mSymSyn1-v2.1_pri, whole genome shotgun sequence, one genomic window encodes:
- the SPTBN4 gene encoding spectrin beta chain, non-erythrocytic 4 isoform X2, whose product MLMARDGTREDSHKLHKRWLRHQAFMAELAQNKEWLEKIEREGQQLMQEKPELAASVRKKLGEIRQCWAELESTTQAKARQLFEASKADQLVQSFAELDKKLLHMESQLQDVDPGGDLATVNSQLKKLQSMESQVEEWYREVGELQAQTAALPLEPASKELVGERQNAVGERLVRLLEPLQERRRLLLASKELHQVAHDLDDELAWVQERLPLAMQTERGNGLQAVQQHIKKNQGLRREIQAHGPRLEEVLERAGALASLRSPEAEAVRRGLEQLQNAWAGLREAAERRQQALDAAFQVEQYYFDVAEVEAWLGEQELLMMSEDKGKDEQSTLQLLKKHLQLEQGVENYEESIAQLSRQCRALLEMGHPDSEQISRRQSQVDRLYVALKELGEERRVALEQQYWLYQLSRQVSELEHWIAEKEVVAGSPELGQDFEHVSVLQEKFSEFASETGTAGRERLAAVNQMVDELIECGHTAAATMAEWKDGLNEAWAELLELMGTRAQLLAASRELHKFFSDARELQGQIEEKRRRLPRLTTPPEPRPSASSMQRTLRAFEHDLQLLVSQVRQLQEGAAQLRTVYAGEHAEAIASREQEVLQGWKELLSACEDARLHVSSTADALRFHSQVRDLLSWMDGIASQIGAADKPRCPSSLLGLPASPWWPPPAASSP is encoded by the exons ATGCTGATGGCGCGGGATGGCACACGGGAGGACAGCCACAAGCTGCATAAGAGATGGCTCCGGCACCAGGCATTCATGGCCGAGCTGGCTCAGAATAAGGAGTGGCTGGAGAAGATCGAGAGG GAGGGCCAGCAACTGATGCAGGAGAAGCCCGAACTGGCGGCCTCTGTGCGGAAGAAGCTGGGCGAGATCCGCCAGTGCTGGGCGGAGCTGGAGAGCACCACCCAGGCCAAGGCACGGCAGCTCTTTGAGGCCAGCAAAGCAGACCAGCTGGTGCAGAGCTTTGCTGAGCTGGACAAGAAGCTCCTTCACATGGAGAGCCAGCTGCAAGACGTGGACCCTGGAGGGGACCTGGCCACTGTCAACAGTCAGCTTAAGAAGCTGCAG TCCATGGAGTCGCAGGTGGAGGAGTGGTACCGCGAGGTGGGAGAGCTGCAGGCGCAGACGGCGGCGCTGCCGCTGGAGCCGGCGAGCAAGGAGCTGGTGGGCGAGCGGCAGAACGCGGTGGGCGAGCGCCTGGTGCGCCTGCTCGAGCCGTTGCAGGAGCGCCGCCGCTTGCTGCTGGCCTCCAAGGAGTTGCACCAGGTGGCGCACGACCTGGACGACGAGCTG GCATGGGTTCAGGAGCGGCTGCCACTGGCCATGCAGACAGAGCGAGGCAACGGTTTGCAGGcggtccagcagcacatcaaaaagaacCAG GGCCTGCGGCGGGAGATCCAGGCGCACGGGCCGCGCCTGGAGGAGGTGCTGGAGCGCGCGGGCGCGCTGGCGTCGCTGCGCAGCCCGGAGGCAGAGGCAGTGCGTCGGGGCCTGGAGCAGCTGCAGAACGCCTGGGCCGGACTGCGGGAGGCTGCCGAGCGACGGCAGCAGGCGCTGGACGCCGCCTTCCAGGTGGAGCAGTACTACTTCGACGTGGCTGAGGTGGAGGCGTGGCTGGGCGAGCAGGAGCTGCTCATGATGAGTGAGGACAAGGGCAAG GACGAACAGAGCACCCTGCAGCTGCTCAAGAAACACCTGCAGCTGGAGCAAGGCGTGGAGAACTACGAGGAAAGCATCGCGCAGCTGTCGCGCCAGTGCCGGGCGCTGCTGGAGATGGGACACCCGGACAG CGAGCAGATCAGCCGGCGGCAGTCTCAGGTGGACCGCCTGTACGTGGCACTCAAGGAGCTGGGTGAGGAGCGCCGGGTGGCTCTGGAACAGCAGTACTGGCTGTACCAGCTCAGCCGCCAGGTGAGCGAGCTTGAGCACTGGATTGCCGAGAAGGAGGTGGTGGCTGGCTCACCCGAGCTCGGCCAGGACTTTGAGCATGTCTCG GTGCTGCAGGAGAAATTCTCAGAGTTCGCCAGCGAGACAGGTACGGCAGGGCGGGAACGGCTGGCAGCTGTGAACCAGATGGTGGATGAGCTGATCGAGTGTGGCCATACAGCAGCGGCCACCATGGCCGAGTGGAAGGACGGACTGAACGAGGCCTGGGCTGAGCTGCTGGAGCTCATGGGCACACGGGCCCAGCTGCTGGCCGCCTCTCGGGAGCTTCATAAGTTCTTCAGTGACGCCCGAGAGCTTCAGGGACAGATTGAGGAGAAGCGGAGGCGGCTGCCCCGCCTGACCACCCCGCCTGAGCCGAGACCCAGCGCCAGTTCCATGCAGCGGACCCTGAGAGCCTTTGAGCATGACCTGCAGCTCCTCGTGTCCCAG GTACGGCAGCTGCAGGAGGGGGCGGCCCAGCTGCGGACGGTGTATGCGGGTGAACATGCCGAGGCCATCGCTAGCCGGGAGCAGGAGGTGCTGCAGGGTTGGAAAGAGCTGCTGTCAGCCTGCGAGGATGCCCGCCTGCACGTCAGCTCCACGGCCGACGCCCTGCGCTTCCACAGCCAAGTCCGCGACCTGCTCTCCTGGATGGATGGCATCGCCAGCCAGATTGGGGCAGCCGACAAGCCCAGGTGCCCCTCATCCCTCCTTGGGCTTCCTGCCTCCCCCTGGTGGCCTCCCCCAGCCGCCTCCAGCCCTTGA